In one Brevibacillus composti genomic region, the following are encoded:
- a CDS encoding LytR/AlgR family response regulator transcription factor: MLKVFIVDDEAPAREELRYLLEQFPDVTVIGEAASGEEAIECIPEAEPDAVFLDIHLHDRDGVDVGQEVLESMARPPVIIFASAYEIHAVRAFETEAVDYVVKPFSEHRLEKTISRVRKLRPSAERGAMQPPQLEMQLQSLLQTVLADRQPRRIPVERDGKIILIDPHEIVYATVDGRCATIYTECEQYATSFTLQELENRLSPQHFFRTHRAFIANLSRTAELVPWFKGAVYLVMQDKQKTEIPVSRNVVKELKKRLGF, from the coding sequence GTGCTAAAAGTGTTCATCGTTGATGATGAGGCGCCGGCGCGAGAGGAGCTGCGCTATCTGCTGGAGCAATTCCCCGACGTGACGGTGATCGGCGAGGCGGCCAGCGGGGAGGAGGCGATTGAGTGCATCCCCGAAGCGGAGCCGGATGCCGTCTTTCTCGACATCCATCTGCATGACCGCGACGGCGTGGATGTGGGGCAGGAAGTGCTGGAATCGATGGCCCGCCCGCCGGTGATCATTTTTGCGAGCGCCTATGAAATTCACGCCGTGCGGGCTTTTGAGACCGAAGCGGTAGACTATGTGGTCAAGCCCTTCAGCGAACACCGCCTGGAAAAGACGATCAGCCGAGTGCGAAAGCTGCGGCCGTCTGCTGAGCGAGGGGCAATGCAGCCTCCGCAACTGGAGATGCAGCTGCAAAGTTTGCTGCAGACGGTGCTCGCCGACCGACAGCCCCGGCGGATTCCCGTTGAACGAGACGGAAAAATCATCCTGATCGATCCTCATGAGATCGTCTACGCTACGGTAGATGGCCGCTGCGCCACGATCTATACGGAATGCGAGCAGTACGCGACATCCTTTACCCTGCAGGAGCTGGAAAACCGGCTGTCGCCTCAGCATTTTTTCCGTACCCATCGCGCCTTTATCGCCAATCTCAGCCGCACCGCGGAGCTCGTGCCCTGGTTTAAGGGGGCTGTATATCTGGTCATGCAGGACAAGCAGAAGACCGAGATTCCGGTCAGCCGCAATGTGGTCAAGGAACTGAAGAAGCGGCTCGGCTTTTAA
- a CDS encoding carbon starvation CstA family protein yields the protein MKKWLLSVLIWGGIAALGAVGFGILALSRGESVNSFWMLTAAVCTYAVAYRFYSRFIAKKIMGLDDNRATPAEVNDDGKDFVPTNKWVLFGHHFAAIAGAGPLVGPTLAAQMGYLPGTIWIIVGVVIGGAVQDFIILFGSMRRNGKSLGQIAKEEIGPFGGALALVGIVAIMIILIAVLAMVVVNALADSPWATFTIFMTLPIAVLMGLYMRYIRPGRVMEGSLIGLALLFLSLWWGQAVAASPTWGPAFTFSKVQLAWMIIAYGFVASVLPVWLLLAPRDYLSSFLKVGTIAVLAVGIVLTLPPLQMPALTKFIDGTGPVFAGNLFPFLFITIACGAVSGFHALVSSGTTPKMIAKESHAPMIGYGGMLMESAVAVMAMIAACVLTPGIYFAINSPAAVIGVDAVAAAQTISSWGYTITPDMITTLADDIQEKTILSRTGGAPSLAIGMATIFASVLGGKALMAFWYHFAILFEAVFILTTIDAGTRVGRFMVQDMLGNIFPKMKQVDWLPGNLIGSAVITAGWGYFLYQGVVDPLGGIYTLWPLFGIANQMLAAIAFVVGTTLIFKMGKARYAWVTLVPMIWLTSATLTAAWQKLFHSSPKISFLAHADAFQKALDAGTLPAGVASVEAAKKMILNDQIDAVVCAIFMVITVAIIADGVRLWINILRGKQYQLHESPYIQSKGDNYYDGKGHSVA from the coding sequence ATGAAAAAATGGCTTCTCTCAGTCCTGATCTGGGGTGGGATTGCCGCGCTGGGGGCTGTCGGATTTGGTATCCTGGCTTTGTCCCGCGGTGAGTCGGTCAACTCATTCTGGATGTTGACGGCGGCTGTCTGTACGTATGCGGTCGCGTACCGTTTTTACAGCCGGTTTATCGCCAAAAAAATTATGGGTCTCGATGACAATCGGGCCACGCCGGCAGAAGTGAACGACGATGGCAAAGACTTCGTGCCGACCAACAAATGGGTATTGTTTGGACACCACTTCGCGGCGATCGCGGGTGCAGGTCCGCTGGTCGGGCCGACTTTGGCGGCGCAGATGGGCTACCTGCCGGGAACCATCTGGATTATCGTCGGGGTAGTCATCGGCGGTGCCGTGCAGGACTTTATCATCCTGTTTGGTTCGATGCGACGCAACGGAAAGTCGCTTGGTCAAATCGCCAAGGAAGAGATTGGACCGTTTGGCGGGGCGCTTGCGCTGGTGGGAATTGTCGCTATTATGATTATTTTGATCGCCGTCCTGGCCATGGTTGTGGTAAACGCGCTGGCTGACTCTCCATGGGCGACCTTTACGATCTTTATGACGCTGCCGATCGCGGTCCTGATGGGACTGTACATGCGGTATATTCGCCCCGGGCGGGTCATGGAAGGCTCGCTGATCGGGCTAGCCCTGCTGTTCCTGTCGCTGTGGTGGGGGCAGGCGGTAGCCGCTTCTCCAACATGGGGACCCGCTTTTACCTTCAGCAAGGTGCAGCTGGCTTGGATGATTATCGCGTACGGCTTCGTCGCGTCCGTCCTGCCGGTCTGGCTGCTGCTCGCACCGCGTGACTATCTGAGCTCCTTCTTGAAGGTGGGGACGATTGCGGTGCTGGCCGTGGGGATCGTGCTGACGCTCCCGCCGCTGCAAATGCCGGCTCTGACCAAGTTTATCGACGGTACCGGCCCTGTCTTTGCCGGAAATCTATTCCCGTTCTTGTTTATTACCATCGCCTGCGGGGCGGTCTCCGGATTCCACGCACTCGTCTCATCCGGTACGACACCGAAGATGATCGCCAAGGAATCCCACGCACCGATGATCGGTTACGGCGGCATGCTGATGGAGTCCGCTGTTGCCGTCATGGCCATGATCGCCGCTTGCGTACTGACCCCGGGCATTTACTTTGCGATTAACTCGCCGGCTGCGGTGATCGGGGTGGACGCTGTTGCGGCTGCCCAGACGATCTCGAGCTGGGGCTATACGATTACGCCTGATATGATTACGACGCTGGCTGACGATATTCAGGAGAAGACCATTCTCTCCCGGACGGGCGGCGCGCCATCGCTCGCGATCGGGATGGCGACGATCTTCGCCTCTGTGCTTGGCGGCAAGGCATTGATGGCCTTCTGGTATCACTTTGCGATCCTCTTTGAAGCCGTTTTCATCCTGACCACGATCGACGCAGGCACACGCGTCGGACGTTTCATGGTGCAGGACATGCTGGGCAACATCTTCCCGAAAATGAAGCAAGTCGACTGGCTGCCGGGCAACCTGATCGGTTCCGCTGTGATCACGGCAGGCTGGGGCTACTTCCTCTACCAGGGCGTCGTAGACCCGCTGGGCGGCATCTACACGCTGTGGCCGCTGTTTGGTATCGCCAACCAGATGCTGGCGGCAATCGCCTTTGTCGTCGGGACGACACTCATCTTCAAAATGGGCAAAGCCCGCTATGCATGGGTCACATTGGTGCCGATGATCTGGCTCACGTCCGCGACGCTGACAGCCGCGTGGCAAAAGCTGTTCCACTCCAGTCCGAAGATCAGCTTCCTGGCTCACGCCGATGCGTTCCAGAAGGCGCTAGATGCCGGTACGCTTCCCGCTGGCGTAGCCTCGGTCGAAGCGGCGAAGAAGATGATCTTGAACGACCAGATCGATGCGGTCGTCTGCGCGATCTTCATGGTGATCACGGTCGCGATTATCGCCGACGGCGTGCGGCTGTGGATCAACATCCTGCGCGGAAAGCAGTACCAGCTGCACGAATCCCCCTACATTCAATCCAAAGGGGACAATTACTATGATGGCAAAGGACATTCGGTAGCATGA
- a CDS encoding CstA-like transporter-associated (seleno)protein has product MRKKWRAIKKSLRHLSSNIKTIFGMPDYDRYLRHWYQTHAKPGFFPMTEKEYYLYALRERYEKGGVTRCC; this is encoded by the coding sequence ATGAGGAAAAAGTGGAGAGCGATCAAAAAGTCCCTGCGTCACCTGAGCTCAAACATCAAGACCATCTTCGGCATGCCGGACTATGATCGTTATCTGCGGCATTGGTATCAGACACATGCCAAGCCAGGCTTCTTCCCGATGACGGAAAAAGAGTATTACCTGTATGCCCTGCGCGAACGGTATGAAAAAGGCGGCGTGACTCGCTGCTGTTGA
- a CDS encoding inositol monophosphatase family protein codes for MQATTLEALKELALDCARSAGELSLKRMKQPYTVEYKTSASDLVTAVDQEVEKHVIEAILKKYPEHGILGEERTFAGDPRQFETLWVIDPIDGTTNFVHQQINFAVSIAVYHKGEGLIGVVYDPSRDEMFHAVKGQGAYLNGERLELTKTVTLEEALLCTSVFWNKQAEQMGIDLIVKRLASKVRGMRLLGSAALEMSYVAAGRLDGYVSLSLNAWDFGAGRILVEEAGGRVTSMEGKPLPFDQKSSVMACNPTFYEELQNYIQGSETDAGLT; via the coding sequence GTGCAGGCAACAACTCTGGAGGCACTCAAGGAACTGGCTCTGGACTGCGCGAGAAGCGCGGGCGAACTGAGTCTCAAACGGATGAAGCAGCCTTATACGGTGGAATATAAAACATCTGCCTCAGACCTGGTTACTGCTGTTGACCAAGAGGTGGAGAAGCACGTGATCGAAGCGATATTAAAGAAGTATCCCGAGCACGGCATACTGGGAGAAGAGCGCACCTTTGCCGGAGATCCCCGCCAGTTTGAAACCCTTTGGGTGATTGATCCGATCGACGGCACGACCAATTTTGTCCATCAGCAAATCAATTTTGCTGTCTCGATTGCGGTCTACCACAAGGGAGAGGGACTGATCGGCGTGGTGTACGATCCGTCCCGCGACGAGATGTTTCATGCGGTCAAGGGGCAGGGAGCCTACCTCAATGGGGAGAGGCTGGAGCTTACAAAGACCGTCACGCTGGAAGAGGCCCTGCTGTGCACGAGCGTATTTTGGAACAAGCAGGCCGAGCAGATGGGGATTGACCTGATCGTGAAAAGGCTGGCCAGCAAGGTGCGGGGGATGCGGCTTCTGGGCAGCGCGGCGCTGGAGATGTCCTACGTCGCCGCCGGACGGCTGGATGGCTACGTCAGTCTGTCCCTGAACGCCTGGGATTTTGGAGCAGGGAGAATCCTCGTCGAGGAAGCAGGGGGCCGGGTCACCTCGATGGAGGGAAAGCCGCTTCCCTTTGATCAGAAAAGCAGCGTGATGGCCTGCAATCCTACCTTTTACGAAGAATTGCAAAACTACATCCAGGGATCGGAGACGGATGCCGGTCTTACCTGA